GTATGACGCATAACGTGGGCGGTACCGGTGCAACGGTTGCAGTCCACATTCTCGGGAGGGAATAAGATGACCGTAGCACGATTCTGGAGAAAGATCCCCCAGCGTTATAACCTGATTGGAACAAAGTGCGAGACCTGCGGCCGACATTTTTTCCCCCCGCGGACATTCTGCCCTGATTGCCGCAGGGAAGGAAAGATCGTGGACCACAAATTCTCCGGCAAGGGAACGGTAGTCACGTACACGGTTATCCAGACTGCACCGGACCAGTTCACCTCCCCCGGGCCGTATGTCCTTGCCATCATCAAGCTCGATGAAGGCCCCCAGATGACCACCCAGATCGTCTGCAATCCCAGGGACGTGAAGATCGGCATGCGGGTGAAAAGCATCTTCCGCAGGATCGCCACCGACGGCGAGAGTGGCATCATCCACTACGGCACGAAGTTTGTGCCGGAAGAATAATTTTTTAGATCTTTTTTTTCTTACAAATTCAGGGCCGGGTGGGACAGTCACGCTTATGACCCGTTTCCGGAGTATGCAGGCAGGCTGACGGTTTTAACCGTCAGCGTACCTTCACGACCATGAGGGTGATATCATCGAACTGAGGCTCTGTTCCGCTGAAGGAAGTGACCGCACGAATGATCTCATCCACGATCTCCTGAGCTGATGAATTCCCGGTTTTCCTGACGATTTCAACGAGGCGGGAAACATCGAACATCTCTTCCCGGTCGTTTACTGCCTCCGTTATTCCATCGGTATACAGTACAATAACATCCCCTTTGGAGAGCGGGATCTCCTTTTGTTCATACCGGGCATCCTCAAGAGCTCCGACAGCTATACCGGTGAGCTCCAGTTCCTCCATATTACCGCTCTTCTGCCGCAGTACAATGGGAGGATTGTGGCCGGCATTCACGTAGGTGAGCGTCCGGGTATTGTTGTCAATAATCCCGTAAAACAGGGTGACGAACATGCCGGTTTTGGAGTTTTCTGCGATGATAGGATTTGCAAAGGAGATTACCTCTGACGGTTTTTTGAACCACATTGCCGTCACCCTGACAACAATCCGTGACAGGGCCATGAAAAGTGCAGCCGGAACACCTTTGCCGGATACATCGGCAATCATGATGCCGGTCCGGGTTTTGTCCATGGGAATCACTTCCAGCGGCAGGATATCAAAAAAGTCCCCGCCTACCTCCTTTGCCATGATACTTTTTGCAGCTATATCAAACCCGGTAGTCTCCGGAATCGATTCGGGAAGGAAATTCCGCTGGATCTCTGCAGCAATCTGGAGCTCGGCATTCTTCCGTGCCATCTCG
Above is a window of uncultured Methanoregula sp. DNA encoding:
- a CDS encoding Zn-ribbon domain-containing OB-fold protein produces the protein MTVARFWRKIPQRYNLIGTKCETCGRHFFPPRTFCPDCRREGKIVDHKFSGKGTVVTYTVIQTAPDQFTSPGPYVLAIIKLDEGPQMTTQIVCNPRDVKIGMRVKSIFRRIATDGESGIIHYGTKFVPEE
- a CDS encoding SpoIIE family protein phosphatase, which gives rise to MDTGIFESLLTLFQMICVIMVFAYLFTRSRYFTEVFEHRATFSTKIILVIFFGLISVYGSISKIGLYGAVLNVHDLGPIIAGMVCGPYVGLGAGLIGGAFRFTQGGPYMYAATLATILAGVLGGIIYLANKKEFITTSHAVLYTLLIEVLLSIMQIAMATPAEQVVNVALFVALPMIIIVSVAVFIFSKIIHNLLDERKIKAEKEKLESEMARKNAELQIAAEIQRNFLPESIPETTGFDIAAKSIMAKEVGGDFFDILPLEVIPMDKTRTGIMIADVSGKGVPAALFMALSRIVVRVTAMWFKKPSEVISFANPIIAENSKTGMFVTLFYGIIDNNTRTLTYVNAGHNPPIVLRQKSGNMEELELTGIAVGALEDARYEQKEIPLSKGDVIVLYTDGITEAVNDREEMFDVSRLVEIVRKTGNSSAQEIVDEIIRAVTSFSGTEPQFDDITLMVVKVR